The DNA segment cattggccccgtgggctgtcgcgagcccagtggaatgcgcagctctcaccctaagcgggcgtcacgcctcgacgtacattcctcgattccccccccttccccgggcatgatcgctcctggtaacaggtgcgggggggggggggggcatcggccccgtgggcttccacttatcAATTGTTACCCCGATGTTCGCTCGCGCTGCAGAGCATCATGGTCGTCACGTGATTTCGGTGATACAGAAAGCGGGCGAAGCACGCGTAGCGCCTCTCCCCCTGGCGGTCACTTCCGAACTTCTGTCCGGGCACGTCGCCAGAGGAGCGCATTGAGTGAGCAACGTCTCGACTGGTACGCGTACTTTTCGCACCGCTGGCGCTCTTTCTCTCATTGTGAGCACGTGCCGTCCTGCTCGCAAATGCACAAAAGAGGGGTTGCCGCTCGTTGTGAGTCATGGCTGGAATTCCGCGACTTTCAAAgagtggagaaacttattgttcgGTCGAGGGCTGCCATAAAAAATGAAACAGGAATATTAGCCAGAATATTTCTCTAACACAAATGGCCAAGAGCTGTCAGTGGAATGCTAGATATTTCCTAGACGTGTTTTACATTATTGGGGGAAAAATTAATATTGGTAAATTGTAAGGTACTataatggaaatattgaaagtaatggtccatccGTTCAATGTGCAGCAAATTCTTTGAGAGGTTTTCATTCACTCACATCGATCAGTTGACGATACCAAAaaagtaaatagaaaaaaaatacaagcctgtaGATGAGAAATTATTGTAGTCAAATCTTCCAGTTCgcgaaaaactgcgttcatacaCTCATTCCTGTTAGGAATGCTTTTGTTGGAAATGTTGAGACGAGCTAACGAAActccttttcatcttttttttttgtcagtaaagcCCTCCGCCAGTCAGGTAATACAAAAAATTAATTTGGAGACTGACATCAATAGCTGCGTTATGCAGACGCGTGTGAGACAAGATCAATAATCGCCTCATTGTTCCGACGTGTGACATGTAAAAAATTTCTAAGAATAAAAGTAGTCGAAATGTTTCTTGCACACGAGTGAGTATTTGCATGTGAGCGATGGTGCTGCACATACATTGTTTTTGGGATGCGCGTGCGCTGTGATaggcattaaaataaatatatcaACCATTTATCTCAATCATAGTGATTAACCAAACTAAAACAGCTGGTAGGCGCATTTCGtgcgcgtttttcttttcctctttagCATCGCGCATCGCCttatgggcacttcattttatgTTCAAGTAAAAATTATCTTCATTATTATGCAGCGAAGAACGTAGCGAAATTCCAAATATTTGGCCAGCAGAGTTGCATGCACCGAACTGCTCAGCCACCCAGCAAAATTAAGTATTTTGTGCCAGTCCCGATTCACAAAATAGCACGTCCAGTTGGCTTGTGTTGAACGGGAAAGTAAGAGCCGGCCTACCTGCAGAAACAAAAGGCAACGTAAACAAAACGGCACAAACAAGCAAGTTGCGCGCGCATGCCGACAGCATCCAACGAATATTACTATTGGCCTAACAAATTTGTTCTGCACCAAATAATTAACTTCTCTGACATTTGCCCTTTAGGTGTAAGACGAATATCGTGGATATTTTGCGTGTGCGGCCGGCAACGAGTGACCGGACGCTTACCCTGTGGCAAAGGGTAGGGATGTGGGGTACGGTAGGCACGAGTCACGCACGATCGCTCATCCATCCATAAAATATGTCTAGGGACATAAGCGGGTGTAGTAATCCAGCGTGAAGTATGTAGGAGTAGCCGGGTACAGTAAGTGGTCAACGGGTGCGGGTGTCAGGATTAAGGGTGTTTAGTTGGACCGGGGTTTTATGGTGCATAAGAGGATTTTGCGCCTCAGGTTTAGTATGGCGGCTATGCAAGTTGTGTGTAGAGCACATGGGTGCAAGGGAGTGCGTGCATCACAGGACAACAcgcaaacagctatcgctgagtaaatgaaaagaaaccaatgcaagtaaaagaATTTGCAATGAGCTTTGCAATAAAACGTAACTATAGGAAGGTCAAAACGAAAGTAAGAAATGCTTATTGAGAAAGCGTACTCAAACAACGGCAGAGTTGAGGCTCCGATACCGAAGTGCTGGGTTCAAAGAGGGGAGAGCCTCGAGGTGACGAAGACACGGCAGCTatctggaaaagaaaaatgaataataCATGTAGAACAGTAAAGCAAGGCGGTTGCAAACGACACATTTTATACGACGCAGAACTCGTAAATACCGCTCATACAtacaatgcaaacaaaacagaggGAGAGTCCTATCAATAGCTAACTGACTTGGCCTAACAGACAACCAAGGTTTGCGAGCAGTTTGCTTACTTGGACTCTCAGGGCATCGATGCGCCGCCTCCCGCAGTCGATGGCCGCGAACAGGGACAGGTGAAGGCGGCAGCTCTTTGCACCACGTCGGCAGTAGCTCGGAGCTGGCACACAGGAGTCGTCGCAGCGGCGATGACGATCCGGGTCAGCAGGCCATCGCGTCgatgtccaagaggcgccggCTAGGCACTCGCGTTGGATTgactggaagcagcagcgtagaGACCGTCGGTGTCCACACCCGGCTGGTAGGCCCCGTGAAGGAGGTGAAGCCCATGTGCCGCCGTGATGCACAACCGGTGATTAGAATGTTATTCTGCACATGTCTTCAAGGAGGTCATTCATGGGCCACATCGTTGAGGCAtgccagatttctttttttttttagaacccaTGCTTCGCCTTTCTCTTCTGAGCACGTTCCacaagttttcatgttttcccTTTATTTCAACCAAACGTCCGTACTGACTCAAGACACAGTGAAGCACACAGAGCATCTCTATATACCCAAATAGAAAAACGGAAAGCCTCAGATACATAGAGGCAAGTCAAAAACAAAGCAAACGAAGGCAGGGAAAAAAACCGAAGTACACAAAAAGAATCGAAATTATTGTAAAGAAGAAAGCAGCCTTGCACACCGCAAAAGAGCCGGACTGACGTCCACCTTGCCTGGTGAAGGGgcccccttgaaagtatgcaaaaggTGTTAATTAGCATATACAGGTGATCGGGAATGACTGCAGCGATGAGAAGGTGTGCTTTTGAACTGCACAGGCACGAATAATACAGTTTGTAGTAATTGGGAATGAGCGATTTTGATCAAATTGTTGTGTGGTTTGTAAAGTAACGCCAAACAACTGGACATTCGACCAGATTGGTGCAATCAACAATGAAAGGCGAAACTTATGAAGTGAATGGAAACGCCTATAGCTCGTAATGATGTTGCCGAGACGTTTGCTTGAAGGAAAGTATTTGCGGATATCAAGAGTATTACCAACACAAAAGGAATGCTTGCTGTGTGATATCCGACTGACTCCAGTGTAGGTGCAATACATGCACGACTTGTGCGAATGTGGTGAAGTGGAGATAAACCCTGTAGTGTGTGGCCATACACAAGGACACCATATGCTGCTGAATTTGATGAAATAAGCCTAACATGGGTGACTGGTAGCAATACGAATAAGTAGGACGGAGACAAGCCCGAAAATAACAATTTATATTGAACGAGCGGCGAACAGACCAAGCACTAACTGTAGTAGATTCATAGCAGACTTGAGTAGATACAGCTCTTCTGTGGAAAGGAGGCATACGTGAGGCAGGAATTGAACATCCTGCGTGTTGCATGGATACCGAACAGGGCCAGACATCAGAGCTCGTACTTTCCGACGCGGCTCAGAGAACTTAAGTTGGCGTATCTGCAACGACAAGTGGAAAACATGGATGTCGGGCGTATGCTACACAGGCTTCCTACGGACACGCTGCACACTTTCCGTACTGTCGGGAGCAAAAGTGTGGCATGCCACGCCGGCTTCGATTCATTTGCACTTACACACCCTACTCCTGGTATCAAGAGAGCTAAAAAGACGGGCGAGGCAGGAAGGGACTGCCTTGCGTCGTGCATAGGCGCCGGACCGGGGCCACAGATCCGAGCTCGGACTTCCAGAGTCGGCTCCGTGCTCTCCTCATCCAAGGAAGACTCTGAGCCACGATATCTGGAAAGATAAAAGAAACCTTCGCCAAATGAAGCCATAGaaggaaacgcctgaacaacgtgaacagacgggatggaagagaacacgctctgtgttctcttccatccGGTCTGTGAGCGCTGTTCGGAcgtttccatcaacatgcaccaaccagaccGATCAAGCCTCTTCTTGCAACCATGGATGCCGTGAGTGTTTCAAAGTCGTCCGAGGGTCACACTGTACACTGGCTGAACTGCCGGGAACGAACGTGGCTTATTCCACGCGAGCTTCGACTGAACTACATCTTAGACCTTCAGCGGCGCCATGGTATTGAGCAGCCTTAGGGGGTactgctttcatctgcagccatgccaGTTTTCACGTTTCGATAAGTCGCGGTCTCGCTtaccgaaaacgcagaaaacgacgctgcgatgcagtgcagtcaaaacagccgaCAGTACAGCGTTTGTGGCGGGAGGCAGCAGCAACGCGAGCCAAGAAGGGAGTATCTCGCCTCGCTTGCGTCACGAACCAGAAACCCGATGGCGACAGCCCATGAAACCTCTCCTCTACATGCTGCGTGTTGTTTGCTGATTATTATTCAATGCTCGCGGGAACAGTGCGAGTGAAGCTTAAATTTTGACTAAAAGGTTTCACGGAAACATgtcgccctcgccgcgaggccttgcctcgcactcaccttcgatgccgacggcctggctcgGAGAGGCGTATTCCTCGGCAGTCGTCGGTAGTCCGTGAGTGCAACGGCATCCATGCGTCTCCGGTAGACGGTCAAAATCACAGCAACCCAttggaaacgcgcacagaggcAGGTCCAGCACCACTTCCGCTTTTACGGCGAAAATAAGCTCTCGCTCCTAGCAAACACGAAGAATGACCGGCGGTCTTCGTCGGTGGCATTTTTAACCGCGAATCAGCCACTTGCGATTGCCCACTACTGTCGACTGCAGGCCTTTTCAATGGCGGTCGGCGCTGACTCACTTATCAGCGATAGAACTGTGGCGCCACTTCCATGGGCAGACGGCGCGTCGTCGCTTTTCTTGCGGCcagacttttttgtttgtttgttttccttctgcccCAGGCGCGGCTCGATGAAGTGATACCAAGACTGCTTCAGAGGCGCAAGTTTCGGCATGCATGCGCACTGTAGAGATTGGGCGACgtttatcgtgtttttttttatcctgcgctTAAAACAAAACGTACTAAAAGGATATGAGCCCTTTTCGCGTCCCTTCGTGTTAATTGAAAGAATCTAATGGGTTTCAACTTCCgtagagtgagcgaagtgcctacaAAGCCATAGAGACAGTTGTGCGTAATACatcccagtgcacgttaaagaaccccagggggtcgaaatttccagagcccttcactacggcgttcctcatagcattggatgctttgggacgttaaaccaccataaaccatctaTACACTCAATTTTCCTGATTTCTTCTGCAGCGGCTTTAGACTGGTCGTGCTGTTAGCTCTTACACAAATGAGAACGTGAAGAGACAAGCCTGGCGTCAGCTACTAACTGATTATAGTTGATAGTTACTGAGTTGCAGTTCATAGTTGGCGCCAGCCTGTCTCTGTGTGAAGAAATGgcgagatggtttggtttaggtttatattGGTCTAACCTCccagagcgactcgggctatgagacgccgtagtgaagggctccggaaatttcgaccacttggggttctttaacgtgcactgacatcgcacagtaaacgggcctctagaatttcgcttccatcgaaattcgaccgctgcggtcgggatcgaaacccacgcctttcgggtcagcagccgagcgccaaagactgcagagactgcattgtagaaatgcggaagcattagCGTTTGCCGCTATGTCGGTGGCTCAGCCTTTCAACACCTACTTTCCCTCTCCGTTAACATCCGATCGCCACTCTTCGATCTCCGATGCTATCACTAGACGATGTGtactttttgttgctgtactctgaTTGGCTGTAGGCatgacgtcatcagacgtatgGATGACGTCACAATATTTTGGCGTCACATGGCCTCACTGATTAGTTCCATTGGCTAATCCCATTAAGTCCGTAGTATATACGCCAGGTGTCGCAGCTAAATGACACCAAGCTTTAAATAAAAGACGAGTGTTCTAGCCCAGTGAAACCACCAGTGAAACCAACTCAGGGTTGTTCAGTGTCGCATGGCCTAGTCAGAAGTATCCTTTTTTCGATCTTTAAAGTCAATTAGATGGGTCTAGATAGCCGATTTTATAGTTATTGAGGAAAGAAGTGTCAATGGAAAAGTTGCAGATCATCTCGAAAAACAGCTAGCAGCGTTGTTTCCACCAAGGTACGATTGACGTAGCTTCATTTACTGGCTTTAAAAGGAAGCCATCGCGTAAACAGCTGTTGGCTCACACCTCCGCCCCAATGTGCACACAAAGGCTCATCGGGGGGCTCTCTTCAGAAGAAAAAAGGATTTCGTTCTCTAACACATATCTTGCGAGGTTCAAGTTCCACCGTTGTCGCGTGGTGTTGTCTATTGTGCGAGTTATGGTTTAAGGCAGGTAAAAAACTACTTTACGTAAACGGTAACTTTGCACGAACGTTTGCGTCAGCTGATTTTAAGTCAAAAGttgaaaagttagctaattagacaTAATTATTATCTATGAATAACGAAAAATGTACTGCTATGTCACGCGACTGTAAACAAACCACACTGGATTTCACGCCGCTGGAACATTCCGTGGTTGGTTACATTCAGCTGGTTGGTTACATTCAGAGATAGTGTGCTGCATGATGGCTTGCGGCAAACAGAACTTAAATGATTTTAGTCACCCTTGTTAGGGAGTGAGCTTGCAGCACGCCGTATAGGTCACGCTAGACTTAACTTTGTTCTCTTTGGGTTTTTAGGCGAATACTCACCTACTGGCGAATGCTCACCCACTGGGTTTGTAGGTAACTTGGGCTGATCGAGAGCGCTATTTTTTTTAACTCCTCTGATTTATGGCGCTCTCTAGATATATTTCTATTTAAGAGGAAGATTAATCTTTTTACACTTGTATAGGCGAGATGATTTGATCGGTGTTGGTTGTCGGCCTTACGAGCACTGCAGTCATGAAGCCTTGAATACAGCAATCTACTCATAGCAGGAGCAACTGCGACTACATTAGGTATCAATAGACTTTTCCTAAAAACGTATGGCTAATATTAAAGTTATTTATTTCTAGGGCTCCTTGAAGATGAAAGATGCACCCAGTTCACCCGAGACGCATACCACCACCCAACCGCCAACGGAAACGCGTTCACCAACAACTGAGAGCAGCGGAGGCCATACGACCCGCACTACCAGCAAGACCAGTCTTGGGAACATGACCACTGAGAAGCCGACGCCGACACGGGTGCCCGAGCAAACCACAGCGCCTGATCGGTCACCAGGCGCGAACGAAACGGCTTCAGACAAGCAAGGCATGAAGGATCCACCCGTCCCTACTACTAACGTCAGTGATTCCCCCGTGCGTATTGCAACTAAACGAAGATAAGCGCACGCGAGTGGTGCTGACTGGTAGGATACACCCGATGGTCAAGTATTAGTAGGGgttgattaaaataataataaaaataaaggaaaaggttttcgctaaccccgccatctgccaccgatactgaagcacctaagcttggacagcggaaataaaggatagctggcagaatggacaaatgaaatgagagaggtgaggggacaggcagaGAAAATAGGGTGGAGAGGtagtatacacaaaaactatttacgcaataataaatatgtacaggttgcgcgcgtgattagttcatgatgaagcatcgAAGGTCAAGGTAGATTACCACCTTCAAAAACTAACGCACAACTATGTTTATCATGGCTTTCATTTCCTGTTTTGAACACGTAAATCGATTGCCCGCCCTCAAGAATTATGAGTCCTTAGTTCCGTCACGTACAGCTACCCTCTGCGGAGAATGATTAGGAAACGTCCAGACGGTTGTGGGTCGCGCAGATTTCATTTTCCGTACATTTTAATATTGTGTGTAATGCAAGCCATTATTAGGTTTAGTTCTACTACACCAAACCAAGTATTTTCTAAACACCCGTGGCCACAAATATAATGAATATGTCTAGTTAGATGGTGAAAAAAatcccaacgacccatctcgatgTTTTATTAAATGCTGTTTCTCGTCCCCTCCTGGAAGAGTTAATTGATTTTTTGTATCTTAGCAACTGACTGGCGCCTAGTAAAGGATTTAGAAATTAGCTTTACAACCACAAAAAAACAACTATGGCTTGAAGGTTGCATTAAACATGTAAGACTAATTATAAACGACGCGTACTAAAAAGAACCGCTCGAACCATAATGCTtgttcaaaaagaaataatttccttCGTCAACTTTAAACATAAGCACAAAACGTATCACAAAAATCAGAGGTAGCATGCATGTATACAAACTCCATCAACATGGACGGCGAGGTGTGTTACAAACAACTAGAAAGGTTTAATTGCACCGTAGTGTAGTGAGAGACCTTTTTGGGGAGTGGAATAAGCGACGGAGTTGGGAAAATTGCGAGTTTTGATCGCACGTGACATTGCAGTTGAGTTAAAACGTGTTTTTGCCCGTTGATACACAAACTGAAACGAATCccgccaattttattttttgcctaagGTAGTCTGAAAACTCCTCCTGAAGAtagaaaatatttcacaaaagtAGCTTAAGCCTCATTTTGggctgccaggaacgttgaccagtaactttttttgtcacactgcAGAAGGTAGTTTATTCCTtctattctcttaattcttctgtCCACGTTAGGTCCGCTGTTCGTTAGATTTCGgtagatttttttcagtttttaatggaCATGTAACGCAGTGTCTGGCAGAGCCTCAAACTGAattcttcattttatctttttCGGCAGTACTGTCTGCATAGTGACATGGGGCTAGTTTCTTCTGGTCTCAGCAGAGTTTTGACATATATGTGCCAAAGTGTAATAAAAAGGTCCTAAAAAACGTCTTTTACTGCATAGGACACGATTAGCATTGTTCTGCGGTATAATATTGTTTCATTTTTAGCAATTTTCTCGAGCTCAACTTCTAGCACGGAGCAAGtcaagtcttcctccgtggcttcTAGACTTGCGCGCCGTAaggccgtgacagtgccatgtgtACCCGTTTGTCTTCCACAGAGGGCGGTATATTTTGCCTAACAAGCCTGATTCAAACCATTGATTTTAACTCGACCTAGAGCAAGTTTCAAAGCAATAACATGCGTATCAAAGACTGTAACGTATCTGAAGTCCACGCTAGGCTGAAATAAAAATCATAACGCATTTTTGCAATCTAAGCCTAAAATATATTGACTTCAGTCTCGAGGCAGACCAGTGTTTCAGTTCGGCTAGTAAAGTTTTTCGGCATTTCCGCACACCACCGGCTTTGGAGAAAATATGTCTTTCGCTCCGCAAGTACCTATCTATGCCTGTTCTTTATCCTCTATATCAATGAACCATCGGCTGTTGAAACAAGTTTGGAAAAGTCCTTCCCCATTTCGGGCTCACAGTGTTCACGCGATATGACCCCAGCCTATTAAAAGTGTTTTTAGACTTAACGCAGTATTAATGGCGGAGCGTATGCAGCGACGAAGAAGGGAGAAATAAGGTTTTTTGCGCTGGAACATTAGGCTGCAGCAGCAATATTCCTCTCATATCCTGACGGTAGTGCGGAGAGATAGGAAGAGgtaatctgaaaaaaaattgccagttaTTGTAGAAAAACATAGTTCTACTTTCATCTCTGAAGAATGTTCACTTACGCTAGTGTTCACTCGTAGAGTTTTCAGCAAAGCAACCGGATTACTAATGCGATCGTAACCGCTGCCGACCGTAATATTACTTTCAACAGCTTTTCCGCTCCGTCACTCCTGGAAAGCTTGCCAAAATTAACAGTTCTCGCCTGTTTACACACATCATATTCTTAACACGGAACATATCCGAGAACATATATCCTTTGGAGCGAGTTCGTTCGGCATGTTCTTAATCATAATCCGCCGGATGGTCAACAAGACTAAGTCAAGAAACACACGGATCGGCTCAAGGTTCATCCATCCGTATGCGTGCTTCTTCACTTTTGGGAAGCACATGACAAAAGTAACACATGAACCTCGCAAAAATATTTGATGTCCACTCGGGCCATGAGCTCCGTAGCCTATATATTTGGGAAGGAAACTGTGCATCTGCCCCAGTCAGCACTAGCGCTGCTTATGTGCTCAGTAGCATCCACTGCCCAGTAACTTACCATGGTAGAGAGCCACGCTAGGAGCGGATAATCAAAGCTTACTTCTCCGCATGCAGAGCAGCAACGACAAGGATGGCACAGTCTGCCAAACCGTCCACAAGTCCTTCTGCAATGTCAACGGAGCGGCGCAGTTCTTCTATGACCCGGACGAAGGATCGTGCCTATCTGCGACAGTGCAGAGGGCTCACGTGTGCAACCGCAGTCCGaaccaattcgcctccatcgaggactGCTTGGCGGCCTGTGTCAAGGGCCGGTGGGCTCCTGAGCACCGTTGCGCTCAGAAGCCGCGGTTCGTAGCCTGCACTGCTGAAGACGCTCGCGGTGACTGGTGGTTCCACGACGGCCGCAAGTGTGTCCCATGGTCCTTTGCGGGTGGCAGATGCCCGCTGGCCTCGGCACCCGTCTTTGACACTGCGGCCGTGTGCGGCGCCCAGTGCAACGATTCGCGTTCACGTCGGGAGCGGGGATGCCTGCTGCCGGTGTCACAGTTGTGCGAACCTTCGCAGCTTCGCCTTCCGttttttgccgctccgtcggtgacGGATAAAGGCACCGCGTTCCAGTGTCACAGGGTGGAGTGGGAATTTCTGCTTCGACACCGATGTTTATTGGGCTCCAACGCCTTCGTCAACCGGGATGAGTGCCACGAAACCTGTCGCCGTCGAACGCGACAATATTGACTGTTTTGTAGCGCTTCCTTCGGGAGTTGTCAAGATCGACATGAGCTCAGCTCATATATCTCTCTTTGTACAACAAAGCACATTATTCTTCGACACCTTGGATTTGAAGGCTTTTCTTCGCTTCCAATGTGGTAGCGTTTCTAAGAGTGAGTACGATAAATGATGCTTTTGTTTTTACACGTTCACAATGCTACCTTACTTTAGCGCAATTCAGATCTTTTCGGATGTCCAGAACGAATAATCGCAAATTTCA comes from the Amblyomma americanum isolate KBUSLIRL-KWMA chromosome 1, ASM5285725v1, whole genome shotgun sequence genome and includes:
- the LOC144127902 gene encoding uncharacterized protein LOC144127902 yields the protein MKDAPSSPETHTTTQPPTETRSPTTESSGGHTTRTTSKTSLGNMTTEKPTPTRVPEQTTAPDRSPGANETASDKQGMKDPPVPTTNVSDSPSSNDKDGTVCQTVHKSFCNVNGAAQFFYDPDEGSCLSATVQRAHVCNRSPNQFASIEDCLAACVKGRWAPEHRCAQKPRFVACTAEDARGDWWFHDGRKCVPWSFAGGRCPLASAPVFDTAAVCGAQCNDSRSRRERGCLLPVSQFNAQKAGDRDMRRPEESAPENSSK